In Planctomycetota bacterium, one DNA window encodes the following:
- the gspE gene encoding type II secretion system ATPase GspE, protein MLLGEILRRRGAVTDEQVREALRLREPGERIGQTLVRLGWTREEEVLSALAEQMRLPLVDLSEARVDAGLARPGIVKTVFERKVLPLERTNGAVRVAVSDPLDLEALDDLRLLLGCDVEPVLARPAEIERLIKLHYGVAADEVNRMVDAAREEAAAAPAGPADEAALAEDAALVKFVNQIFTEAVRDRASDIHVEPMENELRIRYRIDGVLHRVPIPPEIKRFQAAIVSRLKIMAGLNIAEKRLPQDGRLRLDLLGREIDVRVSVIPNVWGEGVCLRLLDRANMAISLEELGMPPGVLERFRGLIAEPHGILLVTGPTGSGKTTTLYAALQKINTIEDKIITIEDPVEYQLPGIKQIQVNARTGLTFAAGLRAILRHDPDIVMIGEIRDLETAEIAVQSALTGHLVFSTLHTNDAPSAVTRLLDMGLEPFLVASTVEGLLAQRLVRKVCSACRREVRARDGEFADALPADLRSFFRGAGCDACRGTGYRGRVGLFELMVVDDAVREMILRRESAARLKRYAVERGMRTLREDGWDRVRAGVTTPEEVFRITKADKY, encoded by the coding sequence ATGCTCCTGGGAGAAATTCTCCGCCGCCGCGGCGCCGTCACCGACGAGCAGGTCCGCGAAGCCCTCCGCCTCCGCGAACCCGGAGAGCGGATCGGCCAGACGCTGGTCCGCCTGGGTTGGACCCGCGAGGAGGAGGTCCTTTCGGCCCTCGCCGAGCAGATGCGCCTGCCCCTCGTGGATCTCTCCGAAGCGCGCGTGGACGCGGGCCTGGCGCGCCCCGGCATCGTCAAGACCGTCTTCGAACGCAAGGTCCTGCCCCTCGAGCGCACGAACGGGGCCGTGCGCGTGGCGGTTTCGGATCCCCTGGACCTGGAGGCCCTGGACGACCTGCGGCTGCTGCTCGGTTGCGACGTGGAGCCGGTGCTCGCCCGCCCCGCCGAGATCGAACGGCTGATCAAGCTCCACTACGGGGTCGCCGCCGACGAGGTCAACCGGATGGTGGACGCGGCCCGGGAGGAAGCCGCCGCCGCGCCCGCCGGCCCCGCCGACGAGGCCGCTCTGGCCGAGGACGCCGCCCTCGTCAAGTTCGTCAACCAGATCTTCACCGAGGCGGTCCGCGACCGCGCCAGCGACATCCACGTCGAGCCCATGGAGAACGAGCTCAGGATCCGCTACCGGATCGACGGCGTCCTCCACCGGGTGCCCATTCCGCCGGAAATCAAGCGCTTCCAGGCCGCCATCGTCTCGCGCCTGAAGATCATGGCGGGGCTCAACATCGCCGAAAAACGGCTGCCCCAGGACGGACGCCTGCGCCTGGATCTCCTGGGACGGGAAATCGACGTGCGCGTGTCGGTCATTCCCAACGTCTGGGGCGAAGGGGTCTGCCTGCGGCTCCTCGACCGGGCCAACATGGCGATCTCCCTCGAGGAACTCGGCATGCCCCCCGGAGTGCTCGAACGCTTCCGGGGCCTGATCGCCGAACCGCACGGGATCCTTCTGGTCACCGGGCCCACCGGGAGCGGCAAGACCACGACCCTCTACGCCGCGCTCCAGAAGATCAACACGATCGAGGACAAGATCATCACGATCGAGGACCCCGTCGAATACCAGCTTCCGGGAATCAAGCAGATCCAGGTGAACGCCCGGACGGGACTCACCTTCGCGGCGGGGCTGCGCGCCATCCTGCGGCACGACCCGGACATCGTCATGATCGGCGAAATCCGCGACCTCGAGACGGCCGAGATCGCCGTCCAGTCCGCCCTCACGGGGCACCTGGTCTTCTCCACGCTCCACACGAACGACGCCCCGAGCGCGGTGACCCGGCTTCTGGACATGGGACTGGAGCCCTTCCTCGTGGCCAGCACGGTCGAAGGGCTGCTCGCCCAGCGGCTCGTCCGGAAGGTCTGCTCCGCCTGCCGCCGGGAGGTGCGGGCGCGGGACGGGGAATTCGCGGACGCCCTGCCGGCGGATCTGCGGTCCTTCTTCCGGGGCGCCGGCTGCGACGCCTGCCGCGGCACGGGCTACCGCGGCCGCGTGGGCCTGTTCGAGCTCATGGTCGTGGACGACGCCGTGCGCGAGATGATCCTGCGCCGCGAAAGCGCCGCGCGCCTGAAGCGCTACGCGGTCGAGCGCGGGATGCGGACGCTCCGCGAGGACGGCTGGGACCGCGTCCGCGCCGGGGTGACCACGCCCGAGGAGGTCTTCCGGATCACGAAGGCCGACAAGTATTAG
- a CDS encoding type II secretion system F family protein has protein sequence MPQFTYKAKKEDGSIVTGILQAESERGALDSLGRMGVFPLELSSRDETEAAPAPAARRGRRRARRADVALFTRQLGDLLKAGVPLNRALRTLAAQTSNQELSGVVAEIEKAVSAGSSLHEALGRFPRLFPPLYASMVRAGETGGFLEDALRRLASFLEKDEELRSRIASALAYPALLIVIGTFAVGFLMVFFIPRFSEIFAKLGDDLPVPTRIVMAASSFVRDGWPFLLGGLAVAMVLGRRAGETRRGRRVLDRLRLRAPLFGEVVRKSAVARFARTLGTLLKSGVPILEALSISKEALGNAILRDDVDEAAAGVRQGRSLAEILRRTRSFPPMVTDMIAVGEESGNLDEVLLQVADSYDAQVDRAVRVFVALFEPALLVLMAALVGFVVISMLLPVFSLSSMIR, from the coding sequence ATGCCGCAATTCACGTACAAGGCGAAGAAGGAGGACGGGTCGATCGTCACGGGGATCCTCCAGGCGGAAAGCGAGCGGGGGGCGCTGGATTCGCTCGGCCGCATGGGGGTTTTCCCCCTGGAGCTTTCGTCCCGCGACGAGACGGAAGCCGCCCCCGCGCCCGCCGCCCGGCGCGGCCGCCGTCGCGCCCGCAGGGCCGACGTGGCGCTCTTCACCCGCCAGCTCGGCGACCTCCTCAAGGCGGGCGTGCCCCTCAACCGGGCGCTCCGGACGCTCGCCGCGCAGACCTCCAACCAGGAGCTTTCCGGCGTGGTCGCCGAGATCGAAAAGGCGGTCTCCGCCGGAAGCTCCCTTCACGAGGCGCTCGGCCGGTTCCCCCGCCTCTTCCCGCCCCTCTACGCGAGCATGGTCCGCGCGGGCGAGACCGGCGGGTTCCTGGAGGACGCCCTGCGGCGGCTGGCGTCCTTCCTCGAAAAGGACGAGGAGCTCCGCAGCCGCATCGCCTCGGCCCTCGCCTACCCGGCGCTCCTCATCGTCATCGGCACCTTCGCCGTGGGCTTCCTCATGGTCTTCTTCATCCCCCGCTTCAGCGAGATCTTCGCGAAGCTGGGGGACGACCTGCCGGTCCCCACGCGGATCGTGATGGCCGCTTCGTCGTTCGTGCGGGACGGCTGGCCGTTCCTTCTGGGAGGCCTGGCCGTCGCGATGGTCCTGGGGCGCCGCGCGGGGGAAACCCGGCGGGGCCGGCGGGTCCTCGACCGCCTGCGGCTGCGGGCGCCCCTTTTCGGCGAAGTCGTCCGCAAAAGCGCCGTGGCCCGCTTCGCCCGCACGCTCGGCACGCTCCTCAAAAGCGGCGTCCCGATCCTCGAGGCTCTCTCCATTTCCAAGGAGGCCCTGGGCAACGCGATCCTGCGGGACGACGTGGACGAGGCGGCCGCCGGCGTCCGCCAGGGCCGCAGCCTCGCCGAGATCCTCCGGCGCACCCGGTCGTTCCCTCCGATGGTGACCGACATGATCGCCGTGGGCGAGGAAAGCGGAAACCTCGACGAGGTGCTCCTTCAGGTGGCCGATTCCTACGACGCCCAGGTGGACCGGGCCGTGCGGGTCTTCGTGGCGCTCTTCGAACCGGCGCTCCTGGTGCTCATGGCCGCCCTCGTGGGATTCGTGGTCATTTCGATGCTGCTTCCGGTGTTCAGCCTGTCGAGCATGATTCGATGA
- a CDS encoding prepilin-type N-terminal cleavage/methylation domain-containing protein: MNGARRGFTLVEVIVALVVTAAALTVLAQGIFSAGRASSAARNVTRAALVAGRVVAEFEAGERAADRAAEGRFEDEPEFAWEARPETYEPGLVLLTIVVRWEERGQERTLAVTRLLRERTQAP; the protein is encoded by the coding sequence GTGAACGGGGCGCGGCGAGGCTTCACCCTGGTCGAGGTGATCGTGGCGCTGGTCGTGACGGCGGCGGCGCTGACGGTGCTGGCGCAGGGGATCTTCTCGGCGGGGCGGGCCTCCAGCGCGGCGCGGAACGTCACGCGCGCGGCGCTCGTGGCCGGCCGGGTGGTCGCGGAGTTCGAGGCGGGGGAACGCGCGGCCGACCGGGCCGCCGAGGGGCGCTTCGAGGACGAACCGGAGTTCGCCTGGGAGGCGCGGCCGGAGACGTACGAACCGGGGCTCGTGCTTCTGACGATCGTAGTCCGCTGGGAGGAGCGCGGGCAGGAGCGCACGCTCGCGGTAACGCGCCTCCTGCGGGAAAGGACGCAGGCTCCATGA
- a CDS encoding secretin N-terminal domain-containing protein, giving the protein MRSWVLAAAVLGWAAASAAGQEAPEEKKLRFQFKDASADAVLQYVSSVTGWIFVQEKRVTGTIDAVSDTEVPVSKVLDFLNAALRRHGATILNPYSPGLPKPGQVLKVQDVDAAKRLNLEIYSGSNPDEIPVSDQMRTQIVPLKAVNVVEVQRELGEVLRAAMGDGGQVSVSSYSNSVILVGRSDGINRAVRILRVIDVSASAELKIRVFPLRNADAQEVARVLNDVFRKEAVQGQTGQQAGFNIWRMFGGGGDRERGRDGQGPQPRALAHEMVRITAEPRTNSIIVTATEDNMKVIEDLLRRLDDRTATALRLKLYPLRYADATAAAKLLNDLFAPAASSGGGGQGGDRGGRDGRRFLPVWLG; this is encoded by the coding sequence ATGCGGAGCTGGGTGCTGGCGGCGGCGGTTCTCGGGTGGGCCGCGGCGTCGGCGGCGGGGCAGGAGGCGCCGGAGGAAAAAAAGCTCCGGTTCCAGTTCAAGGACGCCTCCGCCGACGCCGTCCTCCAGTACGTCAGCTCCGTCACCGGCTGGATCTTCGTCCAGGAAAAGCGCGTCACGGGCACGATCGACGCCGTGAGCGACACCGAGGTGCCCGTCTCCAAGGTCCTCGACTTCCTCAACGCCGCGCTGCGCCGCCATGGGGCCACCATCCTCAACCCCTATTCGCCGGGGCTTCCCAAGCCCGGCCAGGTCCTCAAGGTGCAGGACGTGGACGCCGCCAAGCGGCTGAATCTCGAAATCTACTCCGGCTCCAACCCGGACGAGATTCCCGTCAGCGACCAGATGCGCACCCAGATCGTGCCTCTTAAGGCCGTCAACGTGGTCGAGGTTCAGCGGGAGCTCGGCGAGGTTCTGCGCGCGGCCATGGGCGACGGCGGCCAGGTGAGCGTGTCGAGCTACTCGAACTCCGTGATTCTCGTGGGGCGCTCGGACGGCATCAACCGGGCCGTCCGGATCCTCCGGGTGATCGACGTGAGCGCCTCGGCGGAGCTCAAAATCCGCGTCTTTCCCCTCCGCAACGCGGACGCCCAGGAGGTCGCGCGCGTCCTCAACGACGTCTTCCGCAAGGAGGCCGTGCAGGGCCAGACGGGCCAGCAGGCGGGCTTCAACATCTGGCGGATGTTCGGGGGCGGCGGGGACCGGGAGCGGGGGCGGGACGGCCAGGGGCCGCAGCCGCGGGCGCTGGCCCACGAGATGGTGCGGATCACCGCCGAGCCGCGCACGAACTCCATCATCGTGACGGCCACGGAAGACAACATGAAGGTCATCGAGGACCTCCTGCGGAGGCTCGACGACCGCACGGCGACGGCGCTGCGGCTGAAGCTTTATCCGCTGCGGTACGCGGACGCCACGGCGGCGGCGAAGCTCCTCAACGACCTTTTCGCGCCGGCGGCCTCCTCGGGGGGCGGCGGCCAGGGAGGCGACCGCGGCGGGCGGGACGGGCGGCGGTTCCTGCCGGTGTGGCTGGG
- a CDS encoding prepilin-type N-terminal cleavage/methylation domain-containing protein, translating into MRRPRGFTLLELLLALSISAVVLGAAYALFRAGRSLSSRAEALAEISQAARAVLRRLEGDLRAAVRPSRAFDAGFRGTKGGTEALRRDRLEFVTATEAVPGGIDLGAVSYWIIEEGTGAGRRGLVRERRAALTAETVEAGRPENVEEVAPEVVGLGFRYFDEGEWREEWDSAAVGKLPRAVEATLWVRGEWRGEEVVERFLTRVYLPVAAEQPPEE; encoded by the coding sequence ATGAGGAGGCCGCGAGGGTTCACGCTCCTGGAGCTGCTCCTGGCGCTTTCGATTTCGGCGGTCGTCCTGGGAGCGGCGTATGCGCTCTTTCGGGCGGGCCGCTCGCTTTCCTCGCGGGCGGAGGCGCTGGCGGAAATCTCCCAGGCCGCCCGGGCGGTCCTGCGGAGGCTCGAAGGGGATCTGCGGGCGGCCGTCCGGCCGAGCCGCGCCTTCGACGCCGGCTTCCGAGGGACGAAGGGGGGAACGGAGGCGCTCCGCCGGGACCGGCTGGAGTTCGTGACGGCGACCGAGGCGGTCCCGGGAGGCATCGATCTGGGGGCCGTGTCTTACTGGATTATAGAGGAAGGAACCGGAGCCGGCCGGCGGGGACTCGTGCGGGAGCGCCGGGCGGCGCTGACGGCGGAGACGGTCGAGGCGGGCCGTCCGGAGAACGTCGAGGAGGTCGCTCCCGAGGTGGTGGGGCTGGGGTTTCGGTACTTCGACGAGGGCGAGTGGCGGGAGGAATGGGATTCGGCGGCGGTGGGGAAGCTTCCGCGGGCGGTCGAGGCGACGCTTTGGGTGCGGGGCGAATGGCGGGGGGAGGAAGTGGTGGAGCGGTTCCTGACGCGGGTGTATCTGCCGGTGGCGGCCGAGCAGCCGCCGGAGGAGTGA
- a CDS encoding GspH/FimT family pseudopilin: MRRASVRGLALFELVLVMILITLIAGLLVPRFSDFMPSWRVRTTARRMVAWLLHARGEAASTGLVHRFVYDPAGRRYGLVREARPFREPGVFEPLAGLWAGEELPEGVELSLEGFAPGEDGRRYLEFRPDGTARPAAVTLSNDRGDRAVVRVAGAAGRIFLERPEGPP, from the coding sequence GTGCGGCGCGCGTCCGTCCGGGGGCTGGCGCTCTTCGAGCTGGTGCTCGTGATGATCCTCATCACGCTGATCGCGGGGCTTCTGGTCCCGCGCTTCTCGGACTTCATGCCCTCGTGGCGGGTGCGCACGACGGCGCGCCGGATGGTGGCCTGGCTCCTTCACGCCCGGGGGGAGGCGGCCTCGACGGGGCTGGTGCATCGCTTCGTCTACGACCCCGCCGGGCGCCGCTACGGCCTGGTCCGCGAGGCGCGCCCCTTCCGGGAGCCGGGCGTGTTCGAGCCCCTGGCGGGCCTCTGGGCGGGCGAGGAGCTTCCCGAGGGCGTGGAGCTTTCTCTCGAGGGATTCGCGCCGGGAGAGGACGGCCGGAGGTACCTCGAATTCCGGCCGGACGGCACGGCGCGCCCGGCGGCGGTGACGCTTTCGAACGACCGGGGCGACCGCGCCGTGGTGCGCGTGGCGGGGGCCGCGGGCCGGATCTTCCTGGAACGGCCGGAGGGACCGCCGTGA
- a CDS encoding type II toxin-antitoxin system prevent-host-death family antitoxin, whose product MIEVSVARLRSRLASLLEIARGGEPIVIRRHGARIAVLTGLRPGRDAARAASLRAMGGPSKLPRTLDTGPVEPVKLRIRPRRAPSLELSEERE is encoded by the coding sequence ATGATCGAGGTGAGCGTGGCCCGTCTCCGCAGCCGCTTGGCGTCCCTTCTGGAAATCGCCCGCGGGGGCGAGCCCATCGTCATCCGCCGCCATGGAGCGCGGATCGCCGTCCTCACGGGGCTGCGCCCGGGACGCGACGCCGCCCGCGCGGCGTCCCTCCGCGCGATGGGCGGGCCTTCGAAGCTCCCGCGGACCCTCGACACGGGCCCCGTCGAGCCGGTGAAGCTCCGGATCCGCCCCCGCCGCGCTCCCAGCCTGGAGCTCTCGGAGGAGCGCGAGTAG
- the gspG gene encoding type II secretion system major pseudopilin GspG, producing MRKETVMNRRHRRRRPRGGFTLIELLLVVVIIGILAAIVVPKLAGRSEDARIAAAKADLKTLAGALDRYEVDSGRFPTTEQGLAALLVKPSSAPEPKSWKGPYIDGRELPKDPWGNPYLYRFPGERNTQGYDLYSAGPDGQPGTEDDIEK from the coding sequence ATGAGGAAGGAGACCGTCATGAACCGCCGTCACCGCCGCCGCCGCCCCCGCGGGGGCTTCACGCTGATCGAACTGCTGCTCGTCGTCGTCATCATCGGGATCCTGGCGGCCATCGTGGTGCCCAAGCTGGCCGGCCGCTCGGAGGACGCCCGCATCGCCGCCGCGAAGGCGGACCTGAAGACCCTGGCGGGCGCGCTCGACCGCTACGAGGTGGACAGCGGCCGGTTCCCCACGACCGAGCAGGGGCTGGCGGCGCTCCTGGTGAAACCTTCGAGCGCCCCGGAGCCCAAGAGCTGGAAGGGACCCTACATCGACGGCCGCGAGCTTCCCAAGGACCCCTGGGGCAACCCTTACCTCTACCGCTTCCCCGGCGAACGAAACACCCAGGGCTACGACCTCTATTCCGCCGGGCCCGACGGACAGCCGGGCACCGAGGACGACATCGAGAAATAG